A part of Melittangium boletus DSM 14713 genomic DNA contains:
- a CDS encoding DUF1501 domain-containing protein — translation MTNTSRRTLLKWALGAGQFALLERAGLLGSSAARAADIDVPSRLAVLYIPGGYRPAYYFTPMDDADIPLCVPAPSSYSGEPVFFDASKLVNLAPANGPYKPLRTWQSWNPLNPAERGGFSPLMYGFSHFALHEQMSVLHGIDQGTNDHSSAFIASMCGVAGADFRAPAVHSVIANHLFEKYRESRPLPFVVVAGERGTPLGMGLPSHASPVRVPSIEALKPLLSAKPTDNPWWTGLDARTAGPELDAQGQPTGGTLKTTMVERFSLSRAQQMMDRSTAKVDSYLEGLHGSLSSVSRVLATDVVSVLESTKGIDLLKANRPAYLSSYLGNQSFTYTFGLANFHLTGLDPRMDLALRLLKSDLCTSVHVSLQLDFDTHNGFGHGFSCAHGRGLMDCVARFMGELKAAPAPGKPGKTLLDDTLVLVMSEFGRSWASRGRDGTYALPDDHHPYTSVAFAGGNVAANRQVGSYTSRGLGVPVDIIEENGQPSKRVPRAADAVTTALRIMGMSTHDFFIPGGYGEVTGIRKA, via the coding sequence ATGACGAACACCTCTCGTCGCACGCTGCTCAAGTGGGCCCTTGGCGCGGGACAGTTCGCGCTCCTCGAACGCGCGGGTCTCCTCGGTTCGAGCGCCGCGCGCGCCGCGGACATCGACGTCCCCTCACGGCTCGCGGTTCTCTACATCCCGGGTGGCTACCGGCCGGCCTACTACTTCACCCCGATGGACGACGCGGACATTCCGCTCTGCGTGCCAGCGCCCTCCAGCTATAGCGGAGAGCCCGTCTTCTTCGACGCGAGCAAGCTGGTGAACCTCGCGCCCGCGAACGGACCCTACAAGCCGCTCCGAACCTGGCAGTCGTGGAATCCCCTCAACCCCGCCGAGCGCGGCGGCTTCAGCCCGCTCATGTACGGCTTCTCGCACTTCGCGCTGCACGAGCAGATGAGCGTGCTGCACGGCATCGACCAGGGCACCAACGACCATTCGAGTGCGTTCATCGCCTCGATGTGTGGTGTCGCCGGTGCGGATTTCCGGGCGCCCGCCGTTCATTCGGTGATCGCGAACCACCTGTTCGAGAAGTACCGCGAGAGCAGACCGCTGCCATTCGTGGTCGTCGCGGGTGAGCGCGGCACGCCACTCGGGATGGGGCTGCCCTCACACGCCTCGCCCGTCCGCGTTCCGTCGATTGAAGCGCTCAAGCCGCTGCTCTCCGCGAAGCCCACGGACAATCCATGGTGGACGGGGCTCGATGCGCGCACCGCAGGTCCTGAACTGGACGCGCAGGGTCAGCCCACGGGTGGCACCCTGAAGACGACCATGGTGGAGCGCTTCTCGCTCTCGCGCGCCCAGCAGATGATGGACCGCTCGACGGCGAAGGTGGACAGCTACCTCGAGGGCCTGCATGGCTCGCTGTCGTCGGTCTCGCGCGTGCTCGCGACGGATGTGGTGTCCGTGCTGGAGAGCACCAAGGGCATCGACTTGCTGAAGGCGAACCGTCCCGCGTACCTGTCGAGCTACCTCGGGAATCAGTCGTTCACGTACACGTTCGGCCTCGCGAACTTCCATCTCACCGGGCTCGACCCGCGGATGGATCTCGCGCTGCGCTTGCTCAAGTCGGACCTCTGCACCTCGGTGCACGTCTCGCTGCAGCTCGACTTCGACACGCACAACGGCTTCGGCCACGGCTTCAGCTGCGCGCACGGACGCGGACTGATGGATTGTGTCGCGCGCTTCATGGGTGAACTCAAAGCCGCGCCTGCTCCCGGCAAGCCGGGCAAGACGCTGCTCGATGACACGCTCGTGCTGGTGATGAGCGAGTTCGGCCGCAGTTGGGCATCGCGTGGACGCGACGGCACCTACGCCCTGCCGGATGACCACCACCCGTACACCTCGGTTGCTTTCGCGGGCGGAAACGTGGCGGCGAATCGGCAGGTGGGCTCGTACACCTCGCGCGGGCTCGGCGTTCCGGTGGACATCATCGAGGAGAACGGTCAGCCCTCGAAGCGCGTGCCCAGGGCCGCGGACGCCGTGACCACCGCGTTGCGGATCATGGGCATGAGCACGCACGACTTCTTCATCCCCGGTGGCTACGGAGAGGTCACGGGGATCCGGAAGGCGTAG